Proteins from a single region of Abyssalbus ytuae:
- a CDS encoding S66 peptidase family protein, translated as MRIPKKNRVWIISTARKITHEEIQPSIKLLESWNLEVCTGETIGAEYHQFAGNDNLRVKDFQKALNDPRTRAIWCARGGYGTVRIIDAINFSEYSKNPIPIIGYSDVTVLHSHLHNLGFESIHATMPINIEENSEASVQSLKDILDGKDLIYKISSSEINRGGNAKGKLVGGNLSILYSLMGSESAINTDGKILFIEDLDEYLYHIDRMLISLKRNGYFENLKGLIVGSFTKIHDNTIPFGKTAEEIIRDVVEEYDFPVIFNFPAGHIDDNRALIMGREVMINVNASQAVIGFV; from the coding sequence ATGCGAATACCAAAAAAGAACAGAGTTTGGATTATTTCTACTGCAAGAAAAATAACACATGAAGAAATTCAGCCATCAATTAAATTATTGGAGAGTTGGAATCTGGAGGTTTGCACCGGGGAGACCATAGGTGCCGAATACCATCAATTTGCGGGGAATGATAATTTACGTGTAAAAGACTTTCAAAAAGCATTAAATGACCCAAGGACCAGGGCTATTTGGTGTGCGAGGGGAGGGTATGGAACGGTACGGATCATTGATGCTATCAATTTTTCCGAATATTCTAAAAATCCCATTCCTATTATTGGATATTCCGATGTCACCGTTTTGCATTCTCATCTTCATAACCTGGGATTTGAAAGTATTCATGCTACTATGCCAATTAATATAGAGGAAAACTCTGAAGCTTCCGTTCAGTCTCTTAAAGATATATTGGATGGAAAAGACCTTATTTATAAAATAAGTTCCTCAGAAATAAACAGAGGCGGTAATGCAAAGGGAAAACTGGTAGGAGGAAATTTATCTATTCTTTATAGTTTGATGGGATCTGAATCAGCTATAAACACAGATGGGAAAATACTTTTTATAGAAGACCTGGATGAGTATTTATATCATATTGACCGTATGCTCATTAGTTTAAAAAGAAACGGATACTTTGAAAATTTAAAAGGTTTAATTGTAGGAAGTTTTACAAAAATACATGATAATACCATCCCTTTTGGTAAAACCGCCGAAGAAATAATCCGGGATGTAGTTGAGGAATACGATTTTCCGGTAATATTTAATTTCCCGGCAGGACATATAGATGATAACAGAGCTCTTATAATGGGTAGGGAAGTGATGATAAATGTTAACGCTTCTCAAGCTGTAATAGGTTTTGTATAA
- a CDS encoding DUF1800 domain-containing protein, producing the protein MEFVPTCNFATLDVFVPTTQKPWDEKRAKHAYRRLAFGANNAQITAALSQTPENFIDSLIDEAINLSPTPAPEWGYWSVQDYVDNDLVYNDELRRNQTSQMTFQFATDILNEGLRARLVKFWSNHFVTEISGYDCPSYQFQYYNMLQRHALGNFKEFVREVGINPAILIYLNGFDSTNNEPNENYSRELFELFTLGENNGYTQSDIVETSKALTGYNVRTAECGEITFDETTFDDGPKTIFGQTGNWGYDDVIEILFTERGNLISRFICEKLYKYFVSPNVNDDIITQLAADFEQDFEIAPMLRRLLKSEHFFDDNAIGVIMKSPYDLTIGFLTDTGFSYDDNQLRSFMNINDDLGQRLFNPIDVAGWQGNHEWVKTDTMVGRWRAFMPFFNFIWEFHREELRSLAIELSGNSNDVYYVARVIVDWFISNGLETEDAYGVAVDTFKLEIPENYFNDGSWNLNDPEAPRQIVTLLGHIIELPEFQLK; encoded by the coding sequence ATGGAATTTGTACCTACTTGTAATTTTGCAACCTTAGATGTATTTGTCCCGACTACACAAAAACCCTGGGATGAAAAAAGGGCAAAACATGCTTATAGAAGGCTTGCTTTTGGTGCAAATAATGCACAGATAACAGCAGCTCTATCACAAACTCCCGAAAATTTTATTGATAGCCTAATAGATGAAGCCATAAATTTATCCCCAACCCCTGCACCGGAATGGGGGTATTGGAGCGTACAGGATTATGTTGACAATGATTTGGTTTACAATGATGAATTAAGGAGAAATCAAACAAGTCAAATGACTTTTCAGTTTGCAACTGATATACTTAATGAAGGCTTAAGGGCAAGATTAGTGAAGTTTTGGAGTAATCACTTTGTTACTGAAATAAGCGGGTATGACTGTCCTTCCTACCAGTTTCAATATTACAACATGTTGCAAAGGCATGCGCTAGGAAATTTTAAAGAATTTGTACGCGAAGTGGGAATTAACCCGGCAATACTCATTTACCTGAATGGTTTTGACAGTACTAATAATGAACCAAATGAAAATTATTCCAGGGAATTATTCGAGCTTTTCACTCTCGGAGAAAATAACGGCTATACCCAAAGCGACATTGTTGAAACTTCAAAAGCCCTTACAGGTTATAATGTAAGAACTGCTGAATGCGGTGAAATAACTTTTGATGAGACAACATTTGATGATGGTCCTAAAACTATATTCGGCCAAACAGGAAACTGGGGATATGACGATGTGATAGAAATACTTTTTACCGAAAGAGGCAATCTGATTTCCCGGTTTATTTGTGAAAAATTATATAAATATTTCGTCTCACCTAATGTAAATGATGATATTATAACTCAGCTTGCAGCCGATTTTGAACAGGACTTTGAAATAGCCCCCATGCTTAGAAGACTACTTAAGAGTGAACACTTTTTTGATGATAACGCCATTGGGGTTATTATGAAAAGCCCTTATGATTTAACCATTGGTTTTTTAACCGATACCGGTTTTTCTTATGATGATAATCAGCTGAGAAGTTTTATGAACATTAATGACGATTTAGGCCAGCGATTATTTAACCCCATTGATGTTGCAGGATGGCAGGGAAATCATGAATGGGTAAAAACAGATACCATGGTGGGAAGATGGAGAGCCTTTATGCCGTTTTTTAATTTTATATGGGAATTCCATAGGGAAGAACTCAGAAGCCTGGCAATAGAATTATCAGGAAATTCTAACGATGTATATTACGTTGCAAGAGTGATTGTAGATTGGTTTATTTCTAATGGTTTAGAAACAGAAGACGCCTACGGGGTAGCTGTAGACACTTTTAAACTGGAAATACCTGAAAATTATTTTAACGATGGCTCATGGAATTTAAACGATCCCGAAGCCCCAAGACAAATAGTAACATTATTGGGACATATAATTGAGCTTCCCGAATTTCAACTAAAATAA
- a CDS encoding DUF1501 domain-containing protein, with translation MCNHHNIKKSSKDFDHTLGKKHNNEHIKWSRRSFIQALGLVGGGSVMLGGTPLIASNPSKLGKALAAAETDRILVIIRLKGGNDGLNTIVPVYDYDTYANARPTLRVQEGNLIRLDDNFAMPNFMGNLERMWGDGEMKAIHGVGYPDQSLSHFRGTDIIASAISTSEVETGWLGRYFQEVYPDFRDNPPAAPAAIEINNGDITFEGDDDINYAFSLANPNQLETIAESGLLYPLPNLADCTYAEQLTYLRTVANSTANYSGVIHEAYQNALNSVAYSDDILSRQLAIVARLIKGQLGTKIYMVSLSGFDTHGNQAEDHTNLMTIVSNAVSNFYNDLRIDQIDDRVLTMTVSEFGRRVEENGSAGTDHGTASAVLLFGRGLNGNGFVGEHPSLSNLDGAGNLNYTTDFRDVYHTVLSQWLCVDAQLVSAAFMGNQYKNIDMGFLCGDAPIAGDSLDDSIFHTPIYDETTGDVYVMYIAPTTMHVDVKLYNLLGQYLGTLQNEVVFAGEQRINVKQTLGTRLPTGQYIYKITTLDDKYSKSIIIQ, from the coding sequence ATGTGCAACCACCACAATATAAAAAAATCCTCCAAAGATTTTGACCACACTCTTGGCAAAAAACATAACAACGAGCATATAAAATGGAGCAGGCGTTCCTTTATTCAGGCACTTGGACTTGTAGGAGGAGGTTCTGTTATGTTAGGCGGAACTCCTTTGATTGCCTCCAATCCTTCTAAATTGGGAAAAGCTCTGGCAGCTGCCGAAACCGACAGAATATTGGTGATAATAAGATTAAAAGGGGGTAACGACGGGTTGAATACTATCGTTCCTGTTTATGATTACGACACCTATGCCAATGCAAGGCCAACCCTTAGAGTACAGGAAGGTAATTTAATAAGACTGGATGATAACTTTGCTATGCCAAACTTTATGGGCAATCTTGAACGTATGTGGGGAGATGGTGAAATGAAAGCCATTCACGGAGTAGGTTATCCAGATCAGAGTTTATCGCATTTCAGGGGTACTGATATTATAGCTTCCGCCATTAGCACCAGTGAAGTTGAAACAGGCTGGCTGGGACGTTATTTTCAGGAAGTTTATCCCGATTTCAGAGATAATCCGCCTGCCGCACCTGCTGCCATAGAAATAAATAACGGAGATATTACTTTTGAAGGAGACGATGATATTAATTATGCTTTTTCGCTTGCCAATCCTAATCAATTAGAAACTATAGCTGAAAGCGGATTGTTATATCCCCTTCCCAATTTAGCAGATTGTACCTATGCCGAGCAGCTTACATATCTAAGAACAGTGGCAAACTCTACAGCTAACTATTCAGGGGTAATACACGAAGCTTATCAAAATGCACTTAATTCCGTAGCCTATTCAGATGATATTCTTTCCAGGCAATTGGCAATTGTAGCCCGGCTTATAAAAGGCCAGCTGGGAACAAAAATCTATATGGTTTCTTTAAGCGGGTTTGATACCCACGGAAATCAGGCCGAGGACCATACCAACCTTATGACTATTGTTTCTAACGCTGTGAGTAATTTTTACAACGACCTTCGCATTGATCAAATAGATGATAGGGTTCTTACCATGACAGTTTCGGAATTTGGAAGACGAGTAGAAGAAAATGGTTCTGCAGGGACTGATCACGGTACAGCATCAGCAGTGTTGTTATTTGGCCGGGGGCTTAACGGCAACGGATTTGTGGGAGAACACCCTAGTTTAAGTAATTTGGACGGAGCTGGTAATTTAAATTATACTACCGATTTCAGAGACGTATATCACACAGTTTTAAGTCAGTGGCTTTGTGTAGACGCTCAATTGGTAAGTGCTGCTTTTATGGGAAATCAATATAAAAATATTGATATGGGATTCTTGTGTGGTGATGCACCCATTGCAGGTGATTCTTTGGATGACAGTATATTTCATACCCCTATATACGATGAAACTACCGGAGATGTATATGTAATGTATATTGCTCCAACCACAATGCATGTTGACGTAAAATTGTATAATCTGTTAGGGCAGTATCTTGGAACTTTGCAAAATGAAGTAGTATTTGCCGGTGAACAGCGTATTAACGTTAAACAAACACTCGGAACAAGGTTGCCCACCGGCCAGTATATCTATAAAATTACCACGTTGGATGATAAATACAGCAAGTCAATAATTATACAGTAA